A stretch of the Clostridium fungisolvens genome encodes the following:
- a CDS encoding YgiQ family radical SAM protein has protein sequence MNLSKEFLPISREDLKRRNIEQLDFIIVTGDAYVDHPSFGTAIIGRTLEANGFTVGIIPQPNWHDSEDFKKLGRPRYGFLVNSGNIDSMVNHYTAAKKKRRDDFYSPGGEADHRPDRAVIVYCNRIREAFKDIPIVIGGIEASLRRFSHYDYWDNKVRRSILLDSKADLLSYGMGEKTIVQIANLLSYGMDVKKITDVRGTCYLTKDITNLNGYVLVPSFEETASSKEAYGESYKLESYEQDPIIGKTVIQPHGDRYLVQNPPQLPLTEEEMDITYNLPYTRTYHPIYEAKGGIPAINEVKFSITSHRGCYGSCSFCALTFHQGRIIQNRSGDSIVDEAKLLTTLDDFKGYIHDIGGPTANFRHKSCKKQEKFGTCKDKQCMFPKPCSNLITDHSEYLGVLRRVRTLPGIKKVFIRSGIRYDYLIHDKNNEFFSELCKHHISGQLKVAPEHVSDKVLAQMGKPTREVYDRFVKKYYQVNEKIGKKQFLVPYLMSSHPGSDLKAAIELSLYIKEMGYTPEQVQDFYPTPGSISTTIYYTGVNPFTGETVYTPKTQEEKSMQRALLQFAVPKNHSLVKKALLKAGREDLIGKDKNCLIDWTPAKERNYKSSGKKTNKQDSSNTKNNNISKTSGISNKSKTSEKNHSKDGKSFSSKSDKSTNTRSNSTNVRSKRVH, from the coding sequence ATGAATTTATCAAAAGAATTTTTACCTATTAGTAGAGAAGATTTAAAAAGACGTAATATAGAGCAACTAGATTTTATAATAGTTACAGGCGACGCTTATGTAGACCACCCTTCCTTTGGCACCGCTATAATTGGAAGAACCTTAGAAGCAAATGGCTTTACAGTTGGAATAATACCTCAACCAAATTGGCATGATTCTGAGGACTTTAAGAAATTAGGAAGACCAAGATATGGTTTCCTAGTAAACTCAGGAAATATTGATTCTATGGTAAACCACTATACTGCTGCAAAGAAAAAAAGAAGAGATGACTTCTACTCACCAGGTGGTGAAGCAGATCATAGACCGGATAGAGCCGTTATAGTATATTGCAACAGAATAAGAGAAGCCTTTAAAGATATTCCTATAGTTATCGGAGGAATTGAAGCATCACTTAGAAGATTCTCTCACTATGACTACTGGGATAATAAAGTAAGAAGAAGCATACTACTAGACTCTAAGGCCGACTTATTGAGCTATGGAATGGGAGAAAAGACTATAGTACAAATCGCTAATCTTTTATCCTATGGTATGGATGTAAAAAAGATTACCGATGTAAGAGGAACATGCTATCTAACTAAAGATATAACCAATCTTAACGGTTATGTATTAGTTCCTTCCTTTGAAGAAACGGCTAGCAGTAAGGAAGCATATGGTGAAAGCTACAAATTAGAATCTTACGAACAAGATCCAATAATAGGCAAGACTGTTATTCAACCTCATGGAGATAGATATTTAGTTCAAAATCCTCCTCAACTTCCTTTAACTGAAGAAGAGATGGATATAACATATAATCTTCCATACACTAGAACCTATCATCCTATATATGAAGCTAAAGGTGGTATCCCTGCCATAAATGAAGTTAAATTTTCAATTACAAGTCATCGAGGCTGTTATGGTTCATGTTCTTTCTGTGCTTTAACCTTCCATCAAGGAAGAATAATACAAAATAGAAGCGGGGATTCAATAGTAGATGAAGCTAAACTTCTCACTACCCTAGATGATTTTAAAGGATATATACATGATATAGGTGGCCCTACTGCTAACTTTAGACATAAATCTTGTAAGAAACAAGAAAAGTTTGGAACTTGTAAAGATAAGCAATGCATGTTTCCTAAACCTTGTAGCAATCTTATCACCGATCATAGCGAATATTTAGGAGTGCTTAGACGAGTTAGAACTTTGCCAGGCATTAAGAAGGTATTTATCCGTTCTGGAATAAGATATGACTATTTAATTCACGATAAAAATAATGAATTTTTCTCTGAACTTTGCAAACATCATATAAGCGGACAGCTAAAAGTTGCCCCTGAACATGTTAGCGATAAAGTATTAGCTCAAATGGGGAAACCTACAAGAGAAGTCTATGATAGATTTGTAAAAAAATACTACCAGGTAAATGAGAAGATCGGTAAGAAACAATTTTTAGTTCCTTATCTTATGAGTTCGCATCCTGGAAGTGACCTGAAAGCTGCTATAGAATTATCTCTTTATATAAAAGAAATGGGTTATACTCCAGAGCAGGTACAAGATTTTTACCCAACACCAGGAAGTATATCAACAACAATATATTATACTGGAGTGAATCCTTTTACTGGAGAAACAGTTTATACACCAAAGACTCAAGAAGAAAAAAGTATGCAGAGAGCATTGTTACAGTTCGCTGTTCCAAAAAACCATTCTTTAGTTAAAAAAGCATTGCTTAAGGCTGGAAGAGAAGATCTAATAGGTAAAGATAAAAACTGTCTAATAGACTGGACTCCAGCTAAAGAAAGAAACTATAAGAGTAGTGGTAAAAAAACGAATAAACAAGATTCTTCTAATACAAAAAATAATAATATCAGCAAGACATCTGGTATAAGCAATAAGAGCAAAACCTCAGAAAAAAACCATAGTAAAGATGGTAAAAGCTTCAGCAGCAAGTCTGACAAAAGCACTAATACTAGAAGTAATTCTACAAACGTAAGAAGCAAAAGAGTACATTAA
- a CDS encoding magnesium transporter yields MKRLSVFLYSSILNKKIYDEFDDVLGILKDVYVTTEDGYPRIIGYKIKRDGSVFDYEFRNVDVYLKDGNKIRIETRGSKEILPRKYTYLLTQNLLDKKIVDINGKKVVRVNDLRIAEIAGEYRVVAVETGQIARYRRVGLESFGKVILKFMKQETTDQALMWDDVETLELINDSLQLSVPYKKLSNLHPADLADILEELDDKQRKQVFENLDDDLVADALEEIEPEFKGSIIRDLSVSKTAEILENMPNDEIADLLDELNEEEREKILVSLESEDAEEVKELLGYEDETVGSIMNKDFISFNIDVTIEETIDLLREMQPDEEVMHCVYITDENEKLQGAVTIRQLVMNGREVKLQDIMDRNTLKFKHDFHIEDAIELITKYDLLSVPVVDDEEKLVGIVLIHDIVDEFLLPIWKKKAKKAV; encoded by the coding sequence ATGAAAAGATTGTCTGTATTTCTTTATAGTTCTATACTAAATAAAAAGATCTACGATGAGTTTGATGATGTACTTGGTATCTTAAAGGATGTTTATGTTACTACAGAAGATGGGTATCCAAGAATTATTGGATATAAGATAAAAAGAGATGGCTCAGTATTTGATTATGAATTTAGAAATGTAGATGTTTATCTAAAGGATGGTAATAAGATAAGGATTGAGACCAGAGGAAGCAAGGAAATATTGCCAAGAAAATATACCTATTTGCTTACACAAAACCTTTTAGATAAAAAGATAGTAGATATAAATGGAAAAAAGGTAGTTAGAGTAAACGACTTAAGAATTGCAGAAATTGCAGGTGAGTATAGAGTTGTAGCAGTTGAAACTGGTCAAATTGCGAGATATAGAAGAGTTGGATTAGAAAGCTTTGGAAAAGTAATACTTAAGTTTATGAAGCAAGAAACTACTGACCAAGCACTAATGTGGGATGATGTAGAAACTTTAGAACTAATAAATGATAGTTTGCAGCTATCAGTACCTTATAAGAAATTATCAAATTTACATCCTGCGGATTTGGCAGATATATTAGAAGAACTTGATGATAAACAGAGAAAACAAGTATTTGAAAATCTAGATGATGACTTAGTGGCTGATGCTCTCGAAGAAATAGAACCAGAGTTCAAAGGGTCAATAATAAGAGATTTAAGTGTATCAAAGACGGCGGAAATACTTGAAAATATGCCAAATGACGAAATTGCAGATTTATTAGATGAACTCAATGAAGAAGAAAGAGAAAAGATTTTAGTATCTTTAGAATCAGAAGATGCTGAAGAGGTAAAAGAGTTATTAGGATACGAAGATGAAACCGTTGGAAGTATAATGAATAAAGATTTTATATCCTTTAATATAGATGTAACAATCGAAGAAACCATAGATTTATTAAGAGAAATGCAGCCTGATGAAGAAGTTATGCATTGTGTATATATAACAGATGAGAATGAAAAACTTCAGGGGGCAGTTACCATAAGACAGTTAGTCATGAATGGAAGAGAAGTTAAGCTTCAAGATATAATGGATAGGAATACTTTAAAGTTTAAACATGATTTTCATATAGAAGATGCTATAGAGCTTATAACCAAATATGACTTATTATCTGTTCCTGTAGTGGATGATGAGGAGAAGCTTGTAGGTATAGTTTTAATTCATGATATTGTAGATGAATTCTTATTACCTATTTGGAAAAAGAAAGCAAAAAAAGCAGTTTAA
- the cysK gene encoding cysteine synthase A: MLFNNALELLGNTPVLKVNTLTGENSAEVYVKLEKFNPGGSVKDRAAYGMIEKAEALGLLKVGDTIVEPTSGNTGIALAMIGKLKGYKVVIVMPETMSKERRDLIKAYGAELVLTEGAKGMKGAIAKAEELVKENGYFMPQQFLNVANPEKHYATTAEEILKDLPDINVFVAGVGTGGTISGVGKKLKELKSDVTVVAVEPEKSPVISGGAPGPHKIQGIGAGFIPEIYDSSVVDKVVQVKEEDSFAAARNFGANEGVLIGISSGGALHAALELAKEYGPGKKILVVAPDGGEKYLSMGLYE; encoded by the coding sequence ATGTTATTTAATAATGCATTAGAATTACTTGGAAACACACCAGTACTAAAAGTAAACACTTTAACAGGAGAAAATTCAGCTGAAGTATATGTAAAGCTTGAAAAGTTTAATCCAGGCGGAAGTGTTAAAGATAGAGCTGCTTACGGTATGATAGAAAAGGCTGAAGCTTTAGGACTACTAAAAGTTGGAGATACTATAGTAGAACCTACAAGTGGAAATACTGGAATAGCGTTAGCTATGATTGGAAAATTAAAAGGATATAAAGTTGTTATAGTAATGCCTGAAACAATGAGTAAGGAAAGAAGAGACTTAATAAAAGCTTATGGAGCTGAACTTGTATTAACAGAAGGCGCTAAAGGCATGAAGGGTGCTATAGCAAAGGCAGAAGAATTAGTAAAAGAAAATGGATATTTCATGCCACAACAATTCTTAAATGTAGCTAACCCAGAAAAACACTATGCAACTACAGCTGAAGAAATACTTAAAGATTTACCAGACATAAACGTATTTGTTGCTGGAGTTGGTACTGGTGGAACAATATCAGGTGTTGGTAAGAAACTAAAAGAATTAAAGAGTGATGTTACAGTAGTAGCTGTGGAACCAGAAAAATCACCAGTAATTTCAGGTGGAGCACCTGGCCCACATAAGATACAAGGTATAGGTGCAGGATTTATTCCAGAAATATACGATAGTTCAGTAGTTGATAAAGTTGTTCAAGTTAAGGAAGAAGATTCATTTGCAGCTGCTAGAAACTTCGGAGCTAACGAAGGTGTACTTATAGGCATATCTTCAGGTGGTGCACTTCATGCTGCTTTAGAATTAGCTAAGGAATATGGTCCAGGCAAAAAAATCTTAGTAGTAGCACCAGATGGAGGAGAAAAATATCTTTCAATGGGCCTATATGAATAA
- the epsC gene encoding serine O-acetyltransferase EpsC: MFKNLRYDIKKILENDPAARSWFEVLLLYPSVHAVNGHRVSSWFYKRKMFFIARLISQVVRLFTGIEIHPGAQIGRGLFIDHGMGVVIGETSVIGNDVVIYHGVTLGGTGKDKGKRHPTVGDNVVIGTGAKVLGPINIGNDVKIGANSVVLTDIPAGATAVGIPARFIVRNLPIIEIEDFRGRRKKIYNDMVI, encoded by the coding sequence GTGTTTAAGAACCTTAGGTACGATATAAAAAAGATACTTGAAAATGATCCAGCAGCAAGAAGTTGGTTTGAAGTTTTGCTACTTTACCCAAGTGTTCATGCAGTTAATGGGCACAGAGTATCTAGCTGGTTTTATAAAAGGAAGATGTTCTTTATAGCAAGATTAATATCTCAGGTAGTAAGACTTTTTACAGGTATAGAGATACATCCAGGTGCTCAGATAGGCAGAGGTTTATTTATTGATCATGGTATGGGAGTGGTTATCGGAGAAACTAGTGTTATAGGTAACGATGTTGTCATATATCATGGGGTTACTCTTGGAGGCACTGGAAAAGATAAAGGTAAAAGGCACCCTACAGTTGGTGATAATGTAGTTATAGGAACAGGAGCTAAGGTTCTAGGGCCTATAAATATAGGGAATGATGTAAAAATTGGGGCTAACTCGGTGGTGCTTACAGATATCCCAGCTGGTGCAACAGCAGTTGGTATACCAGCAAGATTTATTGTAAGAAATTTACCTATAATCGAGATAGAAGATTTTAGAGGTAGAAGAAAGAAAATATATAATGATATGGTGATTTAG
- the queG gene encoding tRNA epoxyqueuosine(34) reductase QueG → MNLSVEIKRFCMNLGLDTVGFTKCRTFNELREFYTERKSQGIENEFEETDIEKRINPNHYMSEGKTIVSIAFPYLHNVDYIENGFSVYTRGMDYHTVVHSYLEKIVAFINELGGKAVAFTDSNTLPERYIAYLSGVGFIGKNNMIITEKYGSYVFLGEIITDLNIPESTNRTFNDINYFTECGSCEICYKECPTKSINLNKKNPNICMSYITQKKEIDDKFAKLMDGRVFGCDSCQKKCPFNEGKEFSPIKEFYPMNFMNDDDVDKIINISNSDFKSSFKITSCGWRGKNVLRRNVLIRKALFQNKDIANEELNSPYLEQYKLMIERLKE, encoded by the coding sequence ATGAATCTATCAGTTGAAATTAAAAGATTTTGCATGAATTTAGGATTAGATACTGTTGGTTTTACAAAATGCAGAACTTTCAATGAGTTAAGAGAGTTCTACACTGAAAGAAAATCACAAGGTATAGAAAATGAATTTGAAGAAACAGATATAGAAAAAAGAATAAATCCAAATCATTATATGAGTGAGGGAAAGACTATAGTATCTATAGCTTTCCCTTATCTTCATAATGTGGATTATATAGAAAATGGATTTTCTGTGTATACTAGAGGTATGGATTACCATACTGTAGTACATAGTTATCTAGAAAAAATAGTAGCTTTCATCAATGAATTAGGTGGGAAAGCAGTTGCATTTACAGACAGTAACACATTGCCTGAAAGATACATTGCATATCTATCAGGGGTAGGGTTTATTGGTAAAAACAATATGATTATAACTGAGAAGTATGGTTCCTATGTTTTCTTAGGTGAAATAATAACGGATTTGAATATTCCAGAGTCTACAAATCGTACTTTTAATGATATAAATTATTTTACGGAATGTGGTAGTTGTGAGATTTGCTATAAAGAATGTCCTACGAAATCAATTAATCTAAATAAGAAGAACCCTAATATATGTATGTCCTACATAACACAGAAAAAAGAGATAGACGATAAATTCGCTAAGTTAATGGATGGAAGAGTGTTTGGTTGTGATAGTTGTCAGAAAAAGTGTCCATTTAATGAAGGAAAAGAGTTTTCGCCTATAAAAGAGTTTTATCCAATGAATTTTATGAATGATGATGATGTGGATAAAATAATAAATATATCTAATTCGGATTTTAAAAGTAGTTTTAAAATAACATCTTGTGGGTGGAGAGGTAAAAATGTTTTAAGAAGGAATGTTCTCATACGGAAAGCTTTGTTTCAAAACAAGGATATTGCAAATGAAGAACTTAATTCTCCATATTTAGAGCAGTATAAACTAATGATTGAAAGGCTTAAGGAATAG